The segment CGAACGGATAACAGGGCCGATCGCGACGCGTCGGCCTTTCAGCTTGACGAGTGCACACTTCAAGTCGCTATGCATCGGAATGCGGCGGCCGCCGCGCTTTTTGGCAATTTCGTCTCTGACTTCGATAAAGCCGCTGAGCTGGCCGCGGGCATCGAGAACCATCGACCAGTCGAGACGGGCGATTTCGCAGGCGCGCAGGCCAGCTTTGACGGAAAGTAGAATGATGACGCGGTCACGGACGGTAAAATCCGTGCCGCCGACATAAGCCAGCATGCGGCGCAGCATGGCCGGCGTGATCGCCTTCGCTTGACGTCCCGGCATAGTGAATTCCTGTAGGATTGGTTGAACGGAAGAGGTCTGTTGGTCGATAGGGCCGGCGGGCAGGGCCCATCGAAGCTCATTCGGAGCTCAATATTCGTCGGCGCGCATGATCGTCATGACGCGCCGCGTGCAGCTCGGGTCGGCCGGATCGGGCGAACCGGCTTCCATCACGAGGTCGTAGTAATCGATCTTGAAGAAGAACTTGCTGCCTTCGAAATCGACGGCGCCGAAGTCGTGCTCGCCATAGGGATCATCGCCGGCCGTGAAAGCCTCAAAGCTTCGGATCAGAGCGAGCAGGGCGGAGCGCTGGCTGATGGTTAGAGACTCGACACCGGGCGTTATGAGGATCGCGCCGCCGACAAAGGTCGTTCTCAGCTGGTCGTTCAGGCGGCGGATTTCGGCAGTGGCGTTTTGATGAGAGTCGGTATTCGTCATGGCTGGGTTCCTTCGATTTGATAGGGCCAAGAATCGAAAGGGCGCCTCGTGGGCGCCCTTTCGAAGGATCCGGTCAGTTGTTGGCCGGAGGAAGGATTGCGATATGTCGTCGTGTTCGTAAGAGAAGGCCTTCGCGCGGGAAGTCGCGCCAGAGGAGCCGGATTTCTGGGCCTTCAAGGCTCATGATCTGCGCTTCATACCAGGCTTCCGGCTTGCCTTGACGATCGAGATCGGCCGCGAGCACGAGCATGCCGGGCTTGAGAGCTTCCCAGGCGTCCAGAACCGCTTCAGCCGGCGCAGCCTCACTGGCCGAACTGTCGCCGCCTTCAGGTGTGGCCTGGGTCATCTGAGTTGCCGCGGCCTCGGCTTCGATAGTTTGCGCTGCCAAAATCAGCGTATCGAGTTCATGCGCGAGCGCTTCATCGATTTGTGCGAGTTGAAGACTTCCACTTTCGATAGATCCTTCCGTGAGGCGCGCCGCAAGCTCTTGTGCTTCGGCTGTCTCGATCGTCACGACGTGGAACTGTGCGTCGTTGGCCGCCGTCTTTGCCGCTTTGACGCCTCTGCTTGTGAACCAGGCGGCATACCGGACCGGAAAATCGAGATTGTTGGCGACAATGAGCGCTGGCGTATTGGACTGACGTGAGGCTGTTTTTCGTCGTTCAGACATAGAGAATCTCCATAGGCGGTGGCCCCGGCTCCGCGGATTGGTCATAAGTATATTTGGAGAAGAGAGAGGCGATGCCGGAGTATTGATCGCGTTGCGGCGAATGAAATAAGCTGATTTAGCCGCGTTCATAATATATAACAAAATAAACTGACTGTCAAATAGACATTAATACATAACAATACAATATCTATTCAATCATTACAGTTAAATATACTTAATCTTTATTGCCTGTATTTCTCGACCCGCTGCCTCAGCCTAAGGAAAAATACGTGCGAAAACAGGGTCGATAAGGGCTTTCAGCGTTTCAATTGCGTCACGAAATCAACGAGCAACCTGATCTGCTTCTCGGCAGCTTCGGCCACTTCGGAGGGCTGGTTCTTTAATAGGGCTTCGATAGCCCGTAGATGCGTGCCACGGCGGTCCACATCAAATTCAAACAGTGTCGATATTTCCGTCTTCAGAGTAGCTGCGATTCTGCTCAGGGTTTCTAGAGACGCGAAGGTCTTGCCTCTCTCCATGCTCGAAACCGCGTCGACGCTCATTTCGATTTTCGAGGCAAAATCCTCCTGATTCCATCCTTGAGCATGCCGTAATGTTTTCAATCGCCGCCCAAAAGCCAGCTGGATTTGATCTTTAGTTCTGAGCCCGGTCGACCGTGAGCGAGAAGAGGTCATGTGCCCGACTTTGGCCGCCGCACAAAAAGTCTTCCATCGCGTCAAAATACGATATTTGCCATTTATTTGGCTTATTTAACGTATTATAACTACGACTGCATGCTATCTATGCAGCAACACGGCGACTCAGTTCGCTAAGTCGCGCGATGCGGGGGTGCGGCCTGTAAGGATTAGAAAGCTGGCAACCAAGAGGCATCTACGCAAAGTCGAGACGAAGACGGGGACATGACATGGCAATCATCAAGTTCAAGAAAATCCTCTCGCATACACGGGCATCATCTCGGAAAGTCACGAGCAAGAAGACCGGCTTAACCAAACGCGTCTCTGTCAAAGCGCACACCAACAGAATCAACCGAAAGCCGCGCAAGAAGTGAGGAAGAGATGCTCAGGCTCTTCCTCTTCGCGGGAGGCTTTTGGGTCGCGTTCGTCGGCTATGGCGTGATCGCCAAACACGAAAGCTTTCATCAAGCACTGACCGCGGCCAACACGATAGCGCTGTTGGTCTTGCTGGTTCCCTTCATCGCCACACGAGGCTGATCGTGTGGCGCGTTCCCTATCGAAATCAGTATGAAGGCTCGAACGATCCCTGGCCGAAGACCTTCTTCGGCTGGGTGGTTTGGCTTGTCTTCTACATGCCCGGCTCAATAGCGCTCTGGATCAACTACATGTACCCGCAGCGCGGCCAAGTCTGGATGAGCGGCCGACAGGCACAAAATAAGATTGTCACCGTCATCACCACACTCAGCATCTATTTTTCTATCGCGATGATAGTGTGGCTATTCGTGATGATGGGAATGAGCCACCACTGAAGTGCAATGACATGTCATATTATCCCATCTTGTTATTTGCGGCGTTTATCCATTTTGTAGTTCAATGCGCCTATAAACCCAAGAAGCTCTCCCAAGCCTACCTTTTTCGCGGCGAGAAACTCCAACAAATGGAGGAAATGCTTTCTGCTATCGCGCAGGCAAGAAGCGACATCGCCGAAATTAAGGAAGAGGGAGCCAAACTGGAATTGCGCGCCGACGGATTGTATGACGCACGAAGCCGTCTCGGGCGTCGGCTAAATAAGCAACTTGAAGAAGCCAACGAATTGCTTGAGCTCGCTCTCGGGGGCGAGCAAGAGATCAAGGAGTTTGCACAGAAGCGCTTGAATTCTTGGAACGCCAATCGAACGGGGCGAATGACATTCTTAGCCTCGCTTATTGGCTACCTCGTCATGTTGGTGATTGAGCCTACATACGCGGTGCTAGTATCGCTTCTGGCACTCGCGATAAGTTGGGTGGTGATGAGAGTGAAGGCGGAAGAACTGGGCAGCTACATGCCGACAATCACCAAGAAGGCATCTGATCGGACTGAGGATACATGCTCAAAGACGGAGGAGGACGAAGAGAAAAGCCCGACCTCTCATGATTGCTTCCAAATTCTCGGATTGCAACAAGGCGCGTCTCATGACGAGATTAAAGCCGCCTATCGAAATGCGATCAAGCAATACCACCCTGACTATGTGACTCGCCTCGGTCCCGAACTGAGAGAGCTTGCCGAGCGGAAAACCAAAGAACTAAATGCCGCCTATCAACAAGCGCTGACCGGCAACGGCGATTAGCACCCAACACCATGAAACTCACCCCTGGTCAGCAACTCTCCTAAAGGTATCCTGGAGCCAAAGGCGGCTTTAGGCCTTCAATTTCCTTCGGCTCGAATAGTCTAATTTTAAGCTACAATGCCTTGTCGTAGAGGAACGTGATCCGTCGTAGCGAAGAGGGCAGATATTTGCCTCAGCGGTAACGAGGATCGTCAGGCTCAAATTGCCCCGAGCCGCTTCAACAATTCCCGCTCCTTTCGATAGGAATCGGGAATATTGCCGTATTTCAGGGAAGCCGTGCAGTCGGCCAGAGCTTCGCGCAATTTGTCC is part of the Methylovirgula ligni genome and harbors:
- a CDS encoding tyrosine-type recombinase/integrase produces the protein MPGRQAKAITPAMLRRMLAYVGGTDFTVRDRVIILLSVKAGLRACEIARLDWSMVLDARGQLSGFIEVRDEIAKKRGGRRIPMHSDLKCALVKLKGRRVAIGPVIRSARGGAMQPNSIVNWFVTLFKALEFGGCSSHSGRRTFITNAARNAHRTGCSLRDVQLLAGHKSIEVTQAYIDGHTNGQRRLVALS
- a CDS encoding DUF3768 domain-containing protein, whose translation is MTNTDSHQNATAEIRRLNDQLRTTFVGGAILITPGVESLTISQRSALLALIRSFEAFTAGDDPYGEHDFGAVDFEGSKFFFKIDYYDLVMEAGSPDPADPSCTRRVMTIMRADEY
- a CDS encoding helix-turn-helix domain-containing protein produces the protein MTSSRSRSTGLRTKDQIQLAFGRRLKTLRHAQGWNQEDFASKIEMSVDAVSSMERGKTFASLETLSRIAATLKTEISTLFEFDVDRRGTHLRAIEALLKNQPSEVAEAAEKQIRLLVDFVTQLKR
- a CDS encoding J domain-containing protein codes for the protein MSYYPILLFAAFIHFVVQCAYKPKKLSQAYLFRGEKLQQMEEMLSAIAQARSDIAEIKEEGAKLELRADGLYDARSRLGRRLNKQLEEANELLELALGGEQEIKEFAQKRLNSWNANRTGRMTFLASLIGYLVMLVIEPTYAVLVSLLALAISWVVMRVKAEELGSYMPTITKKASDRTEDTCSKTEEDEEKSPTSHDCFQILGLQQGASHDEIKAAYRNAIKQYHPDYVTRLGPELRELAERKTKELNAAYQQALTGNGD